The Schistocerca gregaria isolate iqSchGreg1 chromosome 1, iqSchGreg1.2, whole genome shotgun sequence genome includes a window with the following:
- the LOC126283521 gene encoding DNA excision repair protein ERCC-1, whose protein sequence is MAGVKDGNSNSGSWLVPENNTERHSSFTSAFQNLKKSEFYKNIEEQLPESADKDIGVNNSSAAGPSTTIRNTVTKSNALLVNPRQKGNPLLKSIYNVPWEFSEIIPDYVMGRTTCALFLSLRYHTLNPDYIHERLKLLGSQYELRVLLVQVDTLDPHHTLKYLTRMCILADLTLMLAWSPEEAGRIIETYKMFEHKPPDMIMEKQDRDPYQQISNALTSVRSVNRTDAATLLSTFGSLGKIIKASQDSLTLCPGLGPQKASRLYKVLHQPFQKDRVKKLKK, encoded by the exons ATGGCAGGAGTGAAAGATGGTAATAGCAACTCTGGGAGCTGGTTGGTGCCAGAAAATAACACGGAAAGACATTCATCGTTCACAT CGGCCTTCCAGAATCTTAAAAAGTCGGAATTTTACAAGAATATTGAAGAGCAACTGCCTGAGTCAGCGGATAAAGATATCGGAGTAAACAATTCATCAGCAGCTGGACCTTCAACCACAATAAGAAATACCGTCACAAAATCTAACGCACTCTTAGTCAATCCGAGACAA AAAGGAAACCCACTGCTGAAGAGTATTTATAATGTTCCATGGGAGTTTTCGGAAATTATTCCTGACTATGTCATGGGCAGAACGACCTGTGCACTGTTTCTTAGTTTACGATACCACACCTTGAATCCAGATTATATTCATGAACGACTCAAACTCTTGGGTAGCCAGTATGAATTGAGAGTGCTACTTGTGCAG GTGGACACCTTGGATCCACACCATACCCTTAAGTACTTAACGCGCATGTGCATCCTTGCAGATTTAACATTAATGCTTGCTTGGAGTCCAGAAGAAGCTGGACGCATAATTGAAACTTATAAAATGTTTGAACATAAGCCACCCGACATGATAATGGAGAAACAGGACCGTGACCCATACCAGCAG ATTTCAAATGCTCTCACATCTGTCAGATCAGTTAACCGGACAGATGCTGCAACCTTACTGTCAACTTTTGGATCATTAGGGAAGATAATAAAAGCATCACAAGATTCTTTGACACTTTGCCCTGGGCTTGGCCCACAAAAAGCCTCAAGATTGTATAAGGTGCTACATCAGCCATTTCAGAAAGACAGGGTAAAAAAGCTGAAGAAATAA